A window of the Burkholderia sp. 9120 genome harbors these coding sequences:
- a CDS encoding c-type cytochrome: protein MHRRTFGSSVLFVFYVMWSGAALAATDAPGVMPSAMDERVRACTSCHGVQGQGLNNDYFPRIAGKPADYLFNQLTAFRDGGRTYPPMGYLLAFLPDDYLRKISQYFADLQPPYPDADHSAVSPAVLAAGQRLVTQGDPTRKIPACIACHGASMTGTQPGIPGLLGLHASYIAGQMGTWRSGTRHALAPDCMHSIAVKLSDKDITAVSSWLARQPRPADPRPAPATTARLPLACGSQPQ from the coding sequence GTGCATCGCAGAACTTTCGGATCTTCCGTCCTGTTCGTGTTTTACGTCATGTGGAGCGGCGCGGCGCTCGCCGCGACTGACGCACCCGGCGTCATGCCTTCGGCCATGGACGAGCGCGTGCGCGCTTGCACCTCGTGTCATGGCGTGCAAGGCCAGGGGCTGAACAACGACTACTTCCCACGCATTGCCGGCAAACCGGCCGACTATCTGTTCAATCAATTGACCGCGTTCCGTGACGGCGGCCGGACCTATCCGCCGATGGGCTACCTGCTCGCGTTTTTACCCGACGACTATCTGCGCAAAATCAGCCAGTACTTCGCCGATCTGCAACCGCCCTATCCCGACGCGGATCACAGCGCCGTCTCGCCGGCGGTGCTCGCCGCCGGACAGCGGCTCGTCACGCAAGGCGACCCCACACGCAAGATTCCCGCCTGCATTGCCTGCCATGGCGCGAGCATGACCGGCACGCAGCCGGGCATTCCCGGCCTGCTCGGTCTGCACGCGAGCTATATCGCCGGACAGATGGGCACGTGGCGCTCGGGCACGCGTCACGCGCTCGCGCCGGACTGCATGCACTCGATCGCCGTCAAGCTGAGCGACAAGGACATCACCGCTGTATCCAGTTGGCTCGCGCGTCAGCCGCGTCCGGCCGATCCACGGCCCGCGCCGGCAACGACCGCGCGGCTGCCGCTCGCCTGTGGGAGCCAACCGCAATGA